A region of Acidisarcina sp. DNA encodes the following proteins:
- a CDS encoding STAS domain-containing protein: MAIQCPISSLRTPRARASILTCPPRLIRGNETELLEMVLPLIQTSCILLDMSGVQAIDAAGVGTLAVLRRTAKEAGTTLSLINPTRRTREILQLFGLDSILLCNAAA, translated from the coding sequence ATGGCAATCCAATGCCCCATATCCAGCCTGCGGACGCCACGTGCGAGGGCAAGTATCCTGACATGCCCTCCGCGGCTGATCCGGGGAAACGAAACCGAACTGTTGGAGATGGTGCTGCCGTTGATTCAGACGTCGTGCATCCTTCTCGATATGTCGGGAGTGCAGGCGATCGACGCCGCAGGAGTTGGTACGCTGGCTGTATTGCGCCGCACAGCAAAAGAAGCCGGAACTACTTTATCGCTTATCAATCCCACGCGCCGCACGCGGGAGATTCTCCAACTGTTCGGGCTTGACTCCATCCTGCTCTGCAATGCCGCTGCATAA
- the ppdK gene encoding pyruvate, phosphate dikinase has product MSVMTEEKVVAVASPSQEKTQYAFFFGGGSAEGNGRMKEALGGKGAGLAEMTNAGLPVPPGFTIQTEACREYMKGGLSPDVDEQMNKSLARLEKLQGQKLGEGENPLLVSVRSGAKFSMPGMMDTILNLGLNDKSVESLAKKSNNPRFAYDSYRRLIQMFGDVVLDIKKQEFEEIFDGIKKKMHAKQDTELTADALKEVIAEYKKLIRKHTKKDFPQDPYEQLVMARDAVFRSWNNERAKTYRRINHIDDMLGTAVNIQAMVFGNLGDSSGTGVGFTRNPATGEREFFGEFLMNAQGEDVVSGVRTPMPISELQRLMPHVYDQLRTLTWKMEKHYRDVQDFEFTIQDGHLYMLQTRNGKRTGLAAVRIAIDMVREQLITEEEAIFRVEPNQLYDFLVPRLDEKGVVVDVLATGLPASPGAAVGQIVFTAEDAVKFTHKGQMSSIILVRGETTPEDIAGMEVAAGILTSRGGMTSHAAVVTRGMGKCCVAGAGDIDVNEKKKEMRVRGKCFKEGDWISLDGTTGRVISGRLKTLPASPDDPDLVKFMSWVDPRRKLRIRANADIPRDARQAVMFGAEGIGLCRTEHMFFAEDRLPHMQAMILADNQKDRMAALKKLLPMQRADFQGLFRTMHGLPVTVRLLDPPLHEFLPKREDLLVQIAKLEVTKPRSPKLKELHLLLRRVEELHETNPMLGLRGCRLGITYPEITEMQARALFEAAVSVKKTGQDVHPEIMIPLISTVEEMKNQAAIIRRVAEEVFADKGITVDYMVGTMIELPRAALVADQIAKEAEFFSFGTNDLTQTTFGISRDDINKFLPAYMQAGIFKQDPFAVLDQDGVGQLVRGAVTKGRTSRPNIKVGICGEHGGEPESVKFCHKIGLNYVSCSPYRLLTARLAAAQAAVEEERAFNPHALGGTR; this is encoded by the coding sequence ATGAGCGTGATGACGGAAGAAAAAGTCGTGGCTGTAGCCAGCCCTTCGCAAGAGAAGACACAGTATGCGTTTTTCTTTGGCGGGGGGTCAGCAGAGGGCAACGGAAGAATGAAAGAAGCGCTGGGCGGCAAGGGCGCGGGACTGGCGGAGATGACGAACGCCGGTTTGCCGGTACCTCCGGGATTCACCATCCAGACGGAAGCCTGCCGCGAATACATGAAGGGCGGGTTGAGCCCCGACGTCGATGAGCAAATGAACAAGTCCCTGGCGCGGCTGGAGAAGCTGCAGGGGCAGAAGCTGGGCGAAGGAGAAAATCCGCTTCTGGTTTCCGTACGCTCCGGCGCAAAGTTTTCCATGCCGGGCATGATGGATACAATTCTGAATCTCGGTCTCAACGACAAATCGGTCGAGTCGCTGGCCAAAAAGAGCAATAATCCCCGCTTCGCATATGACTCCTATCGCCGCCTGATCCAGATGTTCGGCGACGTTGTGCTCGACATCAAAAAACAGGAGTTTGAAGAGATCTTTGACGGCATCAAGAAAAAGATGCACGCCAAGCAGGACACCGAACTGACGGCTGATGCGCTGAAAGAGGTCATTGCCGAGTACAAGAAGCTGATCCGCAAGCATACGAAGAAAGACTTTCCGCAGGATCCATACGAACAACTGGTGATGGCGCGCGATGCGGTCTTCCGCTCCTGGAACAACGAGCGCGCCAAGACCTATCGCCGCATCAACCACATCGACGACATGCTGGGGACAGCCGTAAATATTCAGGCGATGGTCTTCGGCAATCTGGGCGACTCCAGTGGTACGGGCGTTGGCTTTACGCGGAATCCGGCGACGGGCGAGCGCGAGTTCTTCGGCGAATTCCTGATGAACGCGCAGGGTGAGGATGTGGTCTCCGGCGTACGCACGCCGATGCCGATCAGCGAGCTCCAGCGCCTGATGCCGCATGTCTATGATCAGCTTCGCACGCTGACCTGGAAGATGGAAAAGCACTATCGCGATGTGCAGGACTTTGAGTTCACGATTCAGGACGGCCACCTCTACATGCTGCAGACGCGCAACGGAAAGCGCACGGGGCTGGCTGCGGTGCGAATCGCAATCGACATGGTGCGCGAGCAGCTAATCACCGAGGAGGAAGCCATCTTCCGCGTCGAGCCGAACCAGCTCTATGACTTCCTGGTTCCGCGCCTGGATGAGAAGGGTGTTGTGGTGGACGTGCTTGCCACGGGACTGCCGGCATCGCCGGGCGCTGCCGTCGGCCAGATCGTATTTACCGCAGAAGATGCCGTGAAGTTTACACACAAAGGCCAGATGAGCTCGATCATCCTGGTGCGCGGCGAAACCACGCCGGAAGACATCGCCGGTATGGAAGTGGCCGCCGGCATTCTGACCTCGAGAGGCGGCATGACGTCGCATGCCGCGGTGGTGACGCGCGGCATGGGCAAGTGCTGCGTTGCCGGAGCCGGCGATATCGACGTCAACGAAAAGAAGAAGGAGATGAGAGTCCGCGGCAAGTGCTTCAAGGAGGGGGATTGGATCTCTCTGGATGGCACTACGGGCCGCGTGATTAGCGGCCGATTGAAGACGCTGCCGGCATCGCCCGATGATCCGGACCTGGTCAAGTTCATGTCCTGGGTGGACCCGCGGCGCAAACTGCGGATTCGAGCCAATGCCGACATTCCTCGCGATGCGCGCCAGGCAGTGATGTTTGGCGCCGAGGGCATCGGGCTCTGCCGCACGGAGCACATGTTCTTCGCCGAAGACCGCCTGCCGCACATGCAGGCGATGATCCTGGCAGACAACCAGAAAGATCGCATGGCCGCGTTGAAGAAGCTGCTGCCGATGCAGAGAGCCGATTTCCAGGGCCTGTTCCGGACGATGCACGGCCTACCGGTCACGGTTCGCCTGCTCGATCCTCCGCTGCATGAGTTCCTGCCCAAGCGCGAAGACCTGCTGGTCCAGATCGCCAAGCTGGAAGTCACCAAGCCACGCTCGCCCAAGCTGAAGGAGCTGCACCTGCTTCTGCGTCGCGTGGAAGAACTGCACGAGACGAATCCCATGCTTGGTCTTCGTGGTTGCCGCCTGGGCATTACCTATCCGGAGATCACGGAGATGCAGGCACGGGCTCTCTTTGAGGCCGCGGTGTCGGTCAAGAAGACAGGCCAGGACGTGCATCCGGAGATCATGATTCCACTCATCAGCACAGTGGAAGAGATGAAGAACCAGGCCGCGATCATCCGTCGTGTTGCCGAGGAGGTCTTCGCCGATAAGGGCATCACGGTGGATTACATGGTAGGCACGATGATCGAGCTGCCGCGCGCTGCTCTGGTAGCCGATCAGATCGCCAAGGAAGCCGAGTTCTTCAGCTTCGGGACGAACGACCTGACGCAGACGACCTTCGGCATCTCCCGCGACGACATCAACAAGTTCCTGCCGGCATACATGCAGGCTGGAATCTTCAAGCAGGATCCGTTTGCCGTGCTCGATCAGGACGGCGTCGGCCAGCTTGTGCGTGGTGCCGTAACCAAGGGCCGCACATCCCGCCCGAACATCAAGGTGGGCATCTGCGGCGAGCATGGCGGCGAACCGGAGTCGGTCAAGTTCTGCCACAAGATCGGCCTGAACTATGTCTCCTGCTCTCCGTATCGCCTGCTGACGGCACGTCTGGCCGCAGCCCAGGCCGCGGTGGAGGAAGAGCGCGCTTTCAATCCGCATGCTTTGGGAGGAACCCGCTAA
- the cobA gene encoding uroporphyrinogen-III C-methyltransferase: MSAAKKGTVYLVGAGPGDPELLTVKASRLLASCDVVLHDDLVPAAVLSVANRRAWILNVGKRCGSKRVTQEEINFLMIDQARKGQCVVRLKIGDPLVFGRAAEEMDALREAGVACEVVPGITAAFAAAASIQCSLTDRRSASSVLFSSGHHANEPEPQPRATHDATRVVYMPGRDLAPLASEWRREGLPESLPCIVVSRAAQPDQQAQRTTLHELSTIEPGPTPVLVLAGSALANAVLPASVDLLFAAALSGGVALPLPSLES; encoded by the coding sequence ATGAGCGCTGCGAAGAAGGGAACTGTCTATCTTGTCGGCGCCGGTCCCGGCGATCCTGAACTGCTGACCGTCAAGGCTTCGCGTCTGCTCGCGTCCTGTGACGTGGTTCTGCACGATGACCTGGTGCCAGCCGCTGTGCTCTCGGTCGCCAATCGGCGGGCGTGGATCCTCAACGTAGGCAAGCGCTGCGGCAGCAAGCGCGTAACGCAGGAAGAGATTAACTTCCTGATGATCGACCAGGCGCGCAAGGGGCAGTGCGTGGTTCGCTTGAAGATCGGCGATCCTCTCGTATTCGGTCGCGCGGCGGAAGAGATGGATGCCCTGCGGGAAGCAGGCGTGGCATGCGAAGTTGTTCCCGGTATTACCGCGGCCTTTGCTGCAGCGGCCTCCATTCAGTGCTCGTTAACGGATCGGCGTTCCGCATCCTCTGTTCTCTTCTCCTCCGGCCACCATGCAAATGAGCCGGAGCCGCAACCTCGCGCGACGCACGACGCGACGCGCGTTGTCTATATGCCTGGGCGCGACCTTGCGCCGCTGGCCTCCGAGTGGCGTCGGGAGGGGCTGCCGGAGTCGCTGCCCTGCATCGTCGTCAGCCGCGCGGCGCAGCCAGACCAGCAGGCACAGCGGACCACGTTGCACGAACTCTCCACTATCGAGCCGGGGCCTACGCCGGTGCTGGTTCTTGCCGGCTCTGCTTTGGCGAACGCTGTGCTTCCCGCCTCGGTGGATCTGCTCTTTGCCGCTGCATTGTCCGGCGGCGTCGCACTGCCGCTCCCTTCGTTGGAGAGCTGA
- a CDS encoding bifunctional precorrin-2 dehydrogenase/sirohydrochlorin ferrochelatase translates to MSLLPVFLKLTARRSVVIGAGEVALGKIHSLLDAEAAVQVIAPEALPKIQELANAGRIVWLRRAFDVHDVDGAFLVIAATSTAAVNQVVYRSAVERGILCNAVDDPPHCDFYFGSVVRRGDLQIAISTAGESPALAQRLRREIDEQLPQDLGPWLASLGQLRREVLAAYPAGEERKLLLHQLAQRPVCELAACPTRQLAFNSAGRSAVSE, encoded by the coding sequence ATGAGTCTTCTTCCAGTCTTTCTCAAGTTGACCGCACGGCGCTCGGTTGTTATCGGCGCCGGTGAGGTCGCTCTGGGTAAGATCCACAGCCTGCTGGATGCGGAAGCCGCCGTGCAGGTGATTGCTCCCGAGGCGCTGCCCAAGATTCAGGAGCTTGCCAACGCAGGCAGGATTGTCTGGCTGCGCCGCGCCTTCGATGTCCACGATGTGGACGGAGCATTTCTGGTCATCGCTGCTACCAGCACCGCCGCCGTCAATCAGGTGGTATATCGCAGCGCGGTCGAGCGCGGCATCCTGTGCAATGCGGTGGACGATCCTCCGCACTGTGATTTTTATTTCGGCTCCGTCGTCCGGCGCGGCGATCTGCAGATCGCCATCTCAACCGCGGGAGAAAGCCCCGCTCTGGCGCAGCGCCTGCGCCGGGAGATCGACGAGCAGTTACCGCAGGATCTTGGTCCCTGGCTTGCGAGCCTCGGCCAACTGCGCCGCGAGGTTCTGGCCGCTTATCCCGCGGGCGAGGAACGCAAGTTGCTCCTCCACCAGCTTGCGCAGCGCCCGGTTTGCGAACTGGCTGCATGCCCCACGCGGCAGCTTGCCTTCAACTCGGCTGGACGATCGGCGGTGTCCGAATGA
- the cobG gene encoding precorrin-3B synthase, whose product MATEVPVKETKAQRMERLKRDKNPWEALEEIRAFARDGRSSVLPEWASVYFKWWGIYTQGDGVGAVGGVGGEGKATEYFMMRVGIPNGLLTSAQLSVIGQLTRKYANNLADITVRQNIQLHWLTIESLPAVIEALTAVGLSPKGACGDVVRNVTGCPLAGIAADELIDASPLAVEAAHMLTANPEFYNLPRKFKVSVTGCPAWCCYPEINDVGLTAVRRGSEVGYSLRVGGGLSKEPHLAVKLNAFVRQDQATAVIHGVTEIFRKQQGLRQSRDRARLKYLFLKEGWTPESFLTELESQIGFRLDPAVEEQVPLDIYRDHVGIHPQKQPGLSYVGASVIGGRMTGEQLEQAAELAERFGSGELRATVMQNFVIVNVPNARTNELARELNQIGLRVEASNFYRGSIACTGTQFCKLAVTETKGFSRWLVDELEDRLPGFDQQIKLNVTGCPNGCGQHWIADIGLEGKKIKHEGKLTDAYYFCLGGAVGQHSGTARPVGYRCPADQVPEAIERLLRVYLRERLPEESLRSYFARHADEDLRGQLAGAVVEAAVRDVPAGRVPHGVAE is encoded by the coding sequence ATGGCTACGGAAGTTCCGGTAAAAGAGACGAAAGCACAGCGGATGGAGCGGTTGAAGCGCGACAAGAACCCCTGGGAGGCCCTGGAGGAGATACGCGCCTTCGCTCGCGATGGCCGCTCCAGTGTCCTGCCGGAGTGGGCCAGTGTCTACTTCAAGTGGTGGGGCATCTACACGCAGGGAGATGGCGTGGGTGCCGTTGGCGGAGTGGGTGGAGAGGGCAAGGCCACCGAGTACTTCATGATGCGTGTCGGCATTCCCAACGGGCTGCTGACTTCGGCGCAGCTCAGCGTCATCGGACAGCTCACCAGGAAGTACGCCAACAACCTTGCCGACATCACGGTCCGCCAGAATATCCAGTTGCACTGGCTCACGATCGAGTCACTGCCCGCCGTGATTGAAGCTTTGACCGCCGTCGGGCTCTCACCCAAGGGCGCCTGCGGAGACGTCGTTCGCAACGTCACCGGTTGCCCTCTGGCCGGAATTGCAGCCGATGAGCTGATCGATGCCTCGCCGCTCGCGGTGGAAGCTGCCCACATGCTCACCGCCAATCCCGAGTTCTACAACCTGCCACGCAAGTTCAAGGTATCCGTTACGGGCTGCCCGGCGTGGTGCTGCTATCCGGAGATTAACGACGTTGGCCTCACCGCGGTGCGTCGCGGCTCAGAGGTGGGCTACAGCCTTCGCGTCGGCGGCGGGCTCTCGAAGGAGCCGCATCTTGCCGTGAAGTTGAACGCCTTTGTCCGGCAGGATCAGGCCACTGCCGTCATCCACGGTGTTACGGAGATCTTCCGCAAGCAGCAAGGGCTGCGCCAAAGCCGCGACCGAGCTCGCCTGAAGTATCTCTTCCTGAAAGAGGGATGGACCCCGGAGAGCTTCCTTACCGAGCTGGAATCGCAAATAGGCTTCCGCCTCGATCCCGCCGTCGAGGAGCAGGTTCCACTGGACATCTACCGCGACCATGTCGGCATCCACCCGCAGAAGCAGCCTGGGCTCAGTTATGTGGGGGCCTCCGTGATTGGCGGCCGCATGACCGGGGAACAGCTTGAGCAGGCCGCCGAGCTGGCAGAGCGCTTCGGCTCCGGCGAACTGCGTGCCACCGTGATGCAGAACTTCGTCATTGTCAACGTGCCCAATGCGCGAACCAACGAGCTTGCGCGGGAACTGAATCAGATTGGCCTGCGTGTGGAGGCGAGCAACTTCTACCGCGGCTCCATTGCCTGCACCGGTACACAGTTCTGCAAGCTCGCAGTTACCGAGACCAAGGGCTTCAGCCGCTGGCTGGTCGATGAACTGGAAGACCGGCTGCCCGGCTTCGATCAGCAGATCAAGCTGAACGTTACCGGCTGCCCCAATGGATGCGGCCAGCACTGGATCGCGGATATCGGGCTTGAGGGCAAGAAGATCAAGCACGAGGGCAAGCTTACCGACGCCTATTACTTCTGCCTGGGAGGAGCCGTGGGCCAGCACTCCGGCACTGCGCGCCCAGTCGGCTACCGTTGCCCTGCAGATCAGGTGCCGGAAGCCATTGAGCGACTCCTGCGTGTGTATCTGCGCGAGCGTCTGCCGGAGGAGAGTCTACGTTCCTACTTTGCTCGTCATGCCGATGAGGATTTGCGCGGCCAGCTCGCCGGCGCTGTTGTGGAAGCGGCGGTGCGCGATGTGCCCGCTGGTCGCGTGCCGCATGGAGTCGCGGAATGA
- a CDS encoding CRTAC1 family protein — protein sequence MNLESVVRHRSRICRIAAFLLIASTSILGSLLLRAQVGAPTPAPAAAPSADGVNGDFTDITAKSGVHFRNMSTHTAKKYLIETMGSGVALFDYDNDGLLDIYFVNVAPLTDPTPKGSIPQKTGPEYWNRLYHQKKDGTFEDVTEKAGLQGAGYGQGVAVGDYDNDGYEDLYVTSAVGPNHLYHNNGNGTFTDITEASGTGGPGIWSSSAAWADLDGDGLLDLIVTRYMKWDFDDIWCGEHREGFRGYCHPDIFEAAPPLVFHNDGHGHFTEVSKKIGLDVPGKGLGIAIADYDRDGHPDVLIANDAMVEHLYHNKGNGTFEEVGLLSEIAVDGDGRTYSGMGADFADYNNDGWPDIVITDLANQKYALYLNNGDGSFTYASHTSGIGSMTLLHSGWGISFMDYDNDGWKDLMIVQSHVMDNIEMSFPQLHYPEAMMLARNTGKGFTNVSAGSGDVFQHAWVSRGLAVGDIDNDGRLDAVISTNDGPAYVIHNDTQTRNHWLLLNLVGHTSNRDAIGAEIKVTTPHGSQYVTVSTTGSYQSSKDKRAHFGLGSDAVVPSIEIRWPSGIKQVLKDVKADQILKVDEPSQPPVAATTAKP from the coding sequence GTGAACCTGGAGTCCGTTGTTCGTCACCGTAGTCGAATCTGCCGGATCGCTGCCTTTCTGTTGATTGCGTCCACCAGCATTCTGGGATCCCTCCTCCTTCGAGCACAGGTGGGCGCGCCAACTCCCGCCCCGGCGGCGGCTCCATCCGCTGACGGAGTGAATGGCGATTTCACCGACATTACTGCAAAGTCCGGCGTTCACTTTCGCAACATGTCCACCCACACTGCGAAGAAGTACCTGATTGAGACGATGGGTTCTGGCGTTGCTCTGTTCGATTACGACAACGATGGGTTGCTGGACATTTATTTTGTGAATGTTGCCCCGCTCACCGACCCCACTCCCAAGGGCTCCATACCGCAAAAAACCGGCCCCGAGTACTGGAATCGGCTGTATCACCAGAAGAAGGATGGCACGTTTGAGGATGTAACCGAGAAGGCCGGATTGCAGGGTGCCGGTTACGGGCAGGGCGTGGCCGTAGGCGACTATGACAACGACGGGTATGAGGATCTTTACGTTACCTCCGCTGTAGGCCCGAATCATCTCTACCACAACAACGGCAACGGGACATTCACCGATATCACCGAAGCCTCGGGCACGGGCGGCCCTGGCATCTGGTCCTCCAGTGCGGCCTGGGCGGATCTCGACGGCGACGGCCTGCTGGACCTGATCGTTACCCGATATATGAAGTGGGACTTCGACGACATCTGGTGCGGCGAACATCGGGAGGGCTTTCGCGGCTATTGCCATCCGGACATTTTTGAAGCTGCGCCGCCGCTCGTTTTCCACAACGATGGCCATGGGCACTTCACCGAGGTGTCCAAAAAGATCGGGCTGGACGTGCCCGGTAAAGGCCTCGGTATCGCCATCGCGGACTATGATCGCGACGGCCATCCAGATGTCCTCATCGCAAACGATGCCATGGTGGAGCATCTCTACCACAACAAGGGGAACGGGACCTTTGAGGAGGTGGGCCTGCTATCGGAGATTGCTGTGGATGGCGATGGACGCACCTACTCCGGCATGGGCGCGGACTTTGCCGACTACAACAACGACGGCTGGCCCGACATCGTCATCACCGATCTCGCGAATCAGAAGTATGCCCTTTACCTGAATAACGGCGATGGCAGCTTCACTTACGCCAGCCATACCAGCGGCATTGGTAGCATGACCCTGCTGCACTCCGGCTGGGGAATCAGCTTTATGGACTATGACAACGATGGCTGGAAAGACCTGATGATTGTCCAGTCCCACGTGATGGACAACATCGAGATGAGCTTCCCCCAATTGCACTATCCGGAGGCCATGATGCTGGCGCGCAACACCGGCAAGGGATTCACCAACGTCTCTGCCGGTTCCGGCGACGTCTTCCAGCACGCCTGGGTCAGCCGTGGTCTCGCCGTCGGCGATATTGACAACGATGGCCGCCTCGACGCCGTTATCAGCACCAACGATGGTCCGGCGTACGTGATTCACAACGACACGCAGACCAGGAATCATTGGCTTCTGCTGAACCTTGTGGGGCACACCAGCAACCGCGATGCAATTGGCGCGGAGATCAAGGTCACCACGCCGCATGGCAGCCAGTACGTCACTGTCTCGACTACGGGCAGTTATCAATCCTCAAAGGACAAGCGTGCGCACTTTGGATTGGGTTCCGATGCAGTCGTTCCATCGATCGAGATTCGCTGGCCCAGTGGAATCAAGCAGGTTCTGAAAGACGTCAAGGCCGATCAGATTCTGAAAGTAGACGAGCCCTCCCAGCCTCCCGTTGCCGCCACGACGGCAAAGCCCTGA
- a CDS encoding tetratricopeptide repeat protein translates to MAGIAVPGASAQNATSNQTPALQSAGVAFRAGTAAIQRNDLAKAHAEFAKVVRLAPKIAAGHSALGAVLLAEGDTAGAIAELEKAHKIDPKDTAATINLATAYCRQNSYPQAVELFRGLTAGNVTLSPDELAIYARALDGTGDAPQAESKLREAVAAAPDSAVLHDNLGTILAEQKRFPEAEREFTTAITRDENSAAFHAHLGSLFLEEGRLQEAVTQLTTAVHLNPDDFEANLQLGKALQSAGDDDPAIARLRHAVEVDKKSIDAKYYLALALQSHGDIPEALPLLQQVVAARPEDAAALTNLGLALVQSGKAKEATPIYQRALRLNPKDPVLRQNMGVAALQQSDLDGAIQHFQAGLAITPESPQLHYDLGLALKLKDRIADAIPEFELAAKEDPSLPDPPYTLGILYMQMGKFEDSARELQKALALRPGNGDAWSILGSVYKQMEEPAKAIDALHHAIALLPSQPSPHITLAAILAEQGDKTAAAAERKTAADLSRVAVAHQRASFALQSGKLLRQRGQLAEAFQQLQMAVAADPNNAAVHRELAMILQAQGKSADAAVERNKADTLDPDGKTP, encoded by the coding sequence ATGGCGGGAATAGCAGTGCCGGGCGCATCTGCGCAGAACGCTACTTCGAACCAGACTCCGGCCCTGCAATCCGCAGGCGTTGCCTTCCGCGCGGGAACAGCGGCAATACAACGGAATGACCTGGCCAAGGCGCACGCGGAGTTCGCGAAGGTTGTGCGTCTTGCGCCCAAAATCGCAGCAGGCCACAGCGCCCTTGGGGCCGTCCTGCTGGCGGAAGGTGATACAGCGGGCGCCATTGCCGAACTGGAGAAGGCCCACAAAATTGACCCCAAAGACACCGCCGCCACGATTAACCTGGCAACGGCCTATTGCAGGCAGAACTCCTACCCACAAGCGGTAGAGCTATTCCGCGGGCTGACAGCAGGAAACGTGACGCTCTCTCCGGACGAGTTGGCCATCTATGCGCGGGCTTTGGACGGCACCGGAGATGCTCCACAGGCAGAAAGCAAGCTGAGAGAGGCGGTTGCTGCGGCTCCCGACAGCGCCGTGCTGCACGACAACCTCGGCACTATCCTCGCGGAACAGAAGCGCTTTCCCGAAGCAGAGCGCGAATTCACCACAGCAATCACGCGCGACGAAAACTCGGCTGCTTTCCATGCGCATCTCGGATCGTTGTTTCTGGAGGAGGGGAGGCTCCAGGAAGCAGTCACGCAGCTAACCACCGCCGTTCATCTCAACCCTGACGACTTCGAAGCAAATCTGCAACTTGGCAAAGCACTGCAGTCTGCGGGCGACGATGATCCTGCCATCGCACGGCTACGTCACGCGGTGGAAGTGGACAAAAAATCGATCGATGCAAAGTATTACCTCGCTCTCGCTCTTCAAAGTCATGGCGACATTCCGGAAGCGTTGCCCTTGCTGCAACAAGTCGTGGCCGCGCGACCGGAAGACGCCGCCGCTCTGACAAACCTGGGGCTCGCGTTGGTTCAGTCGGGCAAGGCCAAGGAGGCGACTCCTATCTATCAGCGTGCGCTTCGCTTGAATCCGAAGGACCCAGTCTTGCGCCAGAATATGGGGGTCGCAGCACTGCAGCAGAGCGATCTGGATGGAGCGATTCAACACTTCCAGGCGGGCCTGGCCATCACGCCCGAGAGTCCCCAGCTACACTACGACCTGGGACTGGCGTTGAAGCTCAAAGATAGGATTGCAGATGCGATCCCCGAGTTTGAGCTTGCTGCAAAGGAAGATCCCAGTCTTCCTGATCCGCCCTACACTCTGGGTATCCTCTACATGCAGATGGGCAAATTCGAAGACTCAGCGCGAGAACTGCAGAAAGCGCTCGCCTTACGGCCGGGGAACGGAGATGCATGGTCCATCCTGGGGAGCGTCTATAAGCAGATGGAGGAGCCGGCGAAGGCCATCGATGCTCTTCATCACGCCATCGCTCTCCTTCCGAGCCAGCCAAGCCCGCATATCACGCTCGCAGCGATTCTTGCCGAGCAGGGAGACAAGACAGCGGCAGCAGCAGAACGCAAGACAGCCGCGGATTTAAGCCGCGTAGCCGTCGCTCATCAACGGGCTTCCTTTGCACTGCAGAGTGGCAAGTTGCTCCGCCAGCGAGGGCAACTTGCGGAAGCATTTCAGCAGTTGCAAATGGCAGTCGCAGCCGATCCAAACAACGCAGCGGTGCATCGCGAGCTAGCAATGATTCTTCAGGCGCAGGGCAAGAGCGCTGACGCTGCTGTGGAGAGAAATAAGGCAGACACCCTGGATCCCGATGGCAAGACGCCATAA